The proteins below come from a single Mya arenaria isolate MELC-2E11 chromosome 8, ASM2691426v1 genomic window:
- the LOC128244664 gene encoding cytochrome b5-like: MDLHNIKSMIDRTDKHTKETVDNTGISKQLLKMISSLNFPGSRDVSLTSSSDQPMTSGIRQFTLDDVARHCDSRSCWLALSDKVYDVTEFLIEHPGGEEIIMENAGTDATVPFDTKGHSQDAYKLLQKYCIGELTEADRRFKK, encoded by the exons aTGGATTTACATAACATAAAGTCTATGATTGATCGGACAGACAAACATACAAAAGAAACTGTGGACAATACAGGAATTTCCAAACAACTACTGAAAATGATCAGTTCCTTAAACTTTCCAGGATCAAgg gatgtgtcactgACGTCTTCTTCTGATCAACCTATGACGTCAGGAATACGTCAGTTTACGCTGGATGACGTCGCACGTCACTGTGATTCAAGGTCATGTTGGTTGGCGTTATCAGATAAAGTATACGACGTCACAGAATTCCTTATAGAG CATCCCGGCGGTGAAGAAATAATTATGGAGAATGCTGGGACTGACGCCACTGTGCCATTTGACACTAAAGGGCACAGCCAGGATGCTTATAAGCTCCTTCAAAAATACTGTATAGGTGAACTCACGGAG GCAGACAGACGATTCAAAAAGTAG